From Candidatus Thorarchaeota archaeon:
GGAATCAGTGCTCGTGAAGCCGCCCCTCTTCCTTGAGCAATGGACTCATCTATAGACTTCGGAGCGGTAGCTGTTCCAGCCACATAGATTCCATCGGTCTGAAAATCGACTGGGCGGAGCTTGGGATGCGCTTCCATGAAGAAACCTGACATGTTCAGCGAGAGTTTGAACATCTCGGAAAGTTCCTTGTTTGATTCTCGAGGAATCATTGCAGTTGCAAGTACAACATGATCAACATCCAAGGCGATTGTTGCGCCCAGTATTTGATCTAGTACCTCTACACGAAGCTCGCTTTTCTCTCCCTTCTTCACTTCGGGGGGAGCATCTTGGTCGTATCTGAGGAACACAACCCCACGCTTCCTGGCTTCTCTGTACTTGTCTTCTCCGTCATAGGATACCCGAAGATCACGGTACATATGATAGACCTTGGATTCAGGATACTTGTCAAGAAGCTCTAGTGTATGTTCCAGCGCTACGGTGCAGCAGATACCAGAACACCATGTCCTTGCTCCTTCCAAGGATTCGTCTTCACGTGAACCAGCACAGTGAATAACCGCGAACGTTTCGCCATCTTCAATTCCGTCTCCTTCAACAAGACACCGATTGAATTCTAGCTCAGTCATCACTTCGGGTAGTTCACCAAGACCGTATAGTCCCTCCTCTTCAAGCTGAACAGCCCCAGTGGCCACAACGACGACGCCTACAGTCAGTTCTGTTTCATCGCCACTGGATTCCACAGTTACGTTGAAATCTCCAATTGCGCCCTTGGCATCAACAACTTCGGAGCTGAGCAAGAGATCGATATTGGGATGATCCGTCACTCTCTTTGAATACTCTTCTATGACTTCCTTGCTATCTTGATGGTCGAAATTCACTGTGCTTAAATCGTTCAGCAGGCCGCCGACTTTGTCTTCTTTCTCAACCAAGTAAACGTGGAATCCTTTGTCACCGATGATTTCTGCCGCGGCCATGCCAGCAATGCCAGCACCAACCACAAGAGCTGAAGGTTCGATTTCTGCCACTTCTTCCGCTTGTGGTTCTAGTAAGGAAGCTTTGGCAACAGCCATTCGCACAAGATCAGTTGCCTTGGAGGTGGCTTCATCCTTCTGGCTCTGATGTATCCAAGAGCAATGCTCTCTGATATTGGCCATCTCGAAAAGATACTTGTTCAAACCTGCCTCTTCAATCGTCTCTCTGAAGAGTGGTTCATGTGTGCGGGGGGTACATGATGCTACCACAACACGATTAAGATCATGTTCATGAATCGCGTCCTTGATGGCAACCTGTGAATCAGATGAGCATGAATATAGAAGGTTCTCAGCATGGATTACATTAGGAAGGCTTCCAGCATATTGCGTTACTTCATCCACATCAACAGTACCAGCAATATTGATTCCACATGAGCAGATGAATACCCCGATTCGGGGATCCTCAGCCATCATCTCAAAATCAGATTCTTCAATAGGCTCGCTTTCTTCTTCTGGCAAATCGATATCATTGGCAGCTAGAGCTGCTGCAGCACTTCCATGAGCTACTGAATCGGGTATATCCTTTGGATGATGACATGAACCGCACATGTAGATACCCGGCACAGAAGTCTCAGCAGTTTCGACAGACGGATTACCCACCGCGACGAAACCATAATCGTCAGTATTGATGCCTAGTGTATCCACTAATGAAGGATTATTGTTAGGAAGCATCGCTGGGCAAAGTACAACCAAGTCATATTGATCTTCGACTACCTCATGACCAGCCGTGTCACTATGCCGGATTATGAGATCTCCAGTTTCAGGGTTTTCAGAAATTTCACTGGGTAGACCCTTGAGGTAGTTGACTGCATATTCGTTCTCGGCACGTACGATGAATTCCTCGAATCCCTTCCCGAAAGCGCG
This genomic window contains:
- a CDS encoding hydrogenase iron-sulfur subunit → MGTADPKPVVIIGAGIAGMRAALDLADMGASVYLVEKEPSIGGHMAQLDKTFPTLDCAMCIQGPWMVDISRHPNIELLAYSEVTDVSGEQGDFTVKILKHTRRVDAEKCTGCGDCMRMCPIEVPNEYDLGLKTRKAVYIPFSQAVPNVATVDIDNCIQCMTCARTCKAEAINFDLADEEIEINAGAIILATGYQLLDPASVPEYGYGRLPNVVSALEYERMVSASGPTKGVVMRPSDGREPENIAFVQCVGSRDVNHCAYCSRICCTYATKEAIITKEHTPDVDIDILYNDLRAFGKGFEEFIVRAENEYAVNYLKGLPSEISENPETGDLIIRHSDTAGHEVVEDQYDLVVLCPAMLPNNNPSLVDTLGINTDDYGFVAVGNPSVETAETSVPGIYMCGSCHHPKDIPDSVAHGSAAAALAANDIDLPEEESEPIEESDFEMMAEDPRIGVFICSCGINIAGTVDVDEVTQYAGSLPNVIHAENLLYSCSSDSQVAIKDAIHEHDLNRVVVASCTPRTHEPLFRETIEEAGLNKYLFEMANIREHCSWIHQSQKDEATSKATDLVRMAVAKASLLEPQAEEVAEIEPSALVVGAGIAGMAAAEIIGDKGFHVYLVEKEDKVGGLLNDLSTVNFDHQDSKEVIEEYSKRVTDHPNIDLLLSSEVVDAKGAIGDFNVTVESSGDETELTVGVVVVATGAVQLEEEGLYGLGELPEVMTELEFNRCLVEGDGIEDGETFAVIHCAGSREDESLEGARTWCSGICCTVALEHTLELLDKYPESKVYHMYRDLRVSYDGEDKYREARKRGVVFLRYDQDAPPEVKKGEKSELRVEVLDQILGATIALDVDHVVLATAMIPRESNKELSEMFKLSLNMSGFFMEAHPKLRPVDFQTDGIYVAGTATAPKSIDESIAQGRGAASRALIPLNKGVRKAEAIVSVVDPEVCVGCGTCEVNCSYNAIEVVPGDGSHDYAVSNPVLCQGCGKCAAGCPSGAITMKHFTDDQILSQIRAALKDMPVSQPRLVSLICNWCTYAGADQAGVSRMQQPPTVRDIRVMCTGRVSVQHILEAFRMGADVVWISGCHFGDCHYVDGNVAFERRFNIAKKIIEKAGLDPERLQFTQISASEGAIYADTVKELTELAEELGPSPLRGGR